Below is a window of Labilibaculum sp. DW002 DNA.
AGTGTTACTGATTTTCTGTAATTTTTAATCGCTAGCTCGTTTTTACCTAACTTCATTAAACTTTCTCCAAAACTATCATAGGCATTCGACGATGTAGGAAATTCTGTAATAATAAGTTGGAATACCTTGCTGGCTTCTTCCACTTTATCAGAACCCATAAGTTGATAACCAATATTATTCATTTCTCTTTCACTTAAGTTATAAGCTTCAGAATCTTTTATGCTATTGTAATGAGATATTCCAGCATCAATACCTTTTTCTTTAATAACAAGCAATACCGCATCGGCTACCGACTTTTTAGGTCTATTATAGTCTTTGCCATGCATGATACCTCGAATAGCTATTGTCATTTCGTTAAGCGGTGCACCACCGGTATTATTTAGAAGGACTACCAAAGATTTATCAGAAGTTGCTCTAGAAATATTAGTATTAAAACCATTAATACCGCCACCATGACTTATGGTATAGATACTATCTTTTGAGGATCCTATTTTATCATAGCCAACAGCCCAACCATACGCATAATGCGTGTTGCCAAAAGCAGATATGTTAGGCTTAAAATACATTGTCATATATTCTTTTGGTAAAAGAGTAGTGGTATAAAGAGCCTGATCCCATTTATAAAGATCATCAACAGTTGAATACATCGAACCAGCTGAATATGGAATCGTCATATCTAAGTATTTAGAATTTACATACTTTCCACCTTGTTTTTCGTATCCTGTAGCTCTATTTTTTAAGATATCCCCATGATTATCATAACCCGTATCTGTCATGTTTAGTGGGTCGAAAATTTTATCTTGAAGCATTTCTTCATAGCTTTTCCCAGATACTTTTTCAATAAGAACACCGAGAAGAAAATAACCCGAATTACTATAGCTAAATTTTTCACCTGGTGTAAATTCCAATTCCTTATCAGCAAATTTTCCCACAAATTCTTCCGGAGTATATGGATTGCGACTTTCGTCATCCATGAATTTAGGAAATGCTGTGTAATTTGGTATTCCTGAAGTGTGTGTTAGTAAATGATGGATAGTTATAATATCACCACTGGTTTTTGGATAATCTGGCAGATAGGTGGTAATTGGCGCTTGTAAATCTAATTTCCCTTCCGCTACTAATTGTAAAATTAGCATTGCAGTAAATTGTTTGGTAATTGACCCTAAACGATGTTTTGTATTGGCTTCATTTGGAATATCCCATTCCATATTTGCCATACCAAATCCTTTCTTATAGATAACTTTTCCTTGATCGGATACTAAAACGGAACCATTAAACTTACCATATTCTTCATAGGTACTTAAAAGTTCTTCGATTTGCTCAACTTTCGTTTGAGCAAAACTTATATTGCTTATTAATATTAAAAAAAGTATGAAAATTCCATTTTTGTAAATTGAATAGTTTGAATTTGATTTCATAATTGAATATTTAAATGGTTCATATTTCATTCTAATAAAGCACTAAGTAAGCAAGCCGATTAAATTTACTTATTTATATTTTGAGCAAGACAAGTTTAATTGGCTTGCAGGTTTTTCTTAATTAAGTTGAACTATCAAATTGCTCATCAACGCCCATGAAAATTTAGCTTTTGTGCCTGTTGTTATTTATAAGAATTCCTTTTTTAATATTTTAATCAATTTTTCTGATTCAGTAATGTTATTATCAAATAGACTTAAAGCTTCTCTTACTTTTGGATATTCATCAACAAATTCAATTTCAGTTACTTCTTGTAAATTAAAAAACTCCATGATTTTTAAGAACGACTTTTGATTAACACCCCAAAATTTAATGTATTTTGATTCAGGAATAAATATTTCAATTAATTCAGATTCTGTATGAAAAATTAATCCAATATCAATGAATGTGTCTCCAGTTACTTCTTTTTTGTAATGACTTAAAAATTCGAGGACGTATTTTTTATCTAAATATTTCCCATAATTTGGTTCCGAATCTGCATGGTTAAAGATCAAAGCTGACTCTTCTGGCAATTCTTCACTTAATGCAATGATTAAATCCCATAATCTTGAATTGTCAATATTTATTTCAGCAAAGAAATTAAATGGTAATTCCGAATGCTCTTGATTGTTATCCTTAGGTAATATTTTATATCCTTCAACAATTCTTGCTGTTTCCCGCAGTTCAATTCTCTCTTTCGCAGAAGAGTTCTTTGGGATTTCATCCAATCGTAGAGGACGAATTGTCTTTGGTAGTTCTAATGTTGGTTTCATAATTACAGGTAACGTTTCGCGGGTATGGCGACGTGCCGCATTTCCCGCAGGTCTGTTGATTATAGTTTTGTCGTTCAAATTCTCACTTCTGCATCCAGCCGAGACAGACCGCGGCATGCGCTATGACCCGCTGTTGGCAAACGTTATTTTATTAATTTTGAGTTTAATATTTCTTCCAAGTCATTTTTCGATTTTCTACTCTCAAATTTGAAACTTACAATCATCATGAGGTATCCTGCTAACAACATACCCAATAGAACAAAAATTGCAGGTTCAAACTTGTTTTCATCAATACATGACTTTAATAAAGTAATAAGTCCAAATCCAACTCCACCAAACCAAATAGTCATGAATATGTATGCAATAATATACATTCTCATTTTTACCTTTATTTGTGTACTGCCACATATTTGAGATATTTCACCTATTATTATTGGACGAAAGGAGTTTTTATTGTTTATAATCCTTTTTATTTTAAAAGTATTCTCTTTCAAATATCCTTCGTATGGTTTTGATTGATTGTTCTTTAATCCTATCCTAAAGGTTTTCTTTGGCTCGATATTATGACTGATATTGTTTTTTATTACACTCTCAGATAGTTCAGATTCATATATTAAATATTCTAATGGGAAGAATCTCATATTAATTCATTTTAGGCATTTCTGTAATTGGAAATATATTTATTGAACCAAAGAAATTAATTTATAGCACTGTTGTCTTTAATGTTTGCCAACTAGTTTATAACACCAATATTGTTGTTATTTCTTATGTGTTAACAAATCATATCAAATTGAACAGTACCAAAGCTAATAAAATTCACATAAGTATAAGGCTGTCAGAGCTGTCAAGTTTCTTATTCTTGCCAATTATTTTCTTATTTCAAAGTGAGTTTAATTGCAAATAGTGCTTTATGTAATAAAAAGGACTTCATTTTAGGATCGCTTTTATTATAGCGAAACATGTTCTAATAAAGTCAAAACAAAGTAATCTAGATATTTTTATTGGTGATTGAGGCTTTGCCTATTGAAGTCTACCCGCTTTTACTAAATTGCTTGTGTAGCTTGTAAAATGAAGGACTACAAACTGAGGACCAAGCGAAAGCCTAAACTGTCGTAATTGCTACTTGGATAGCAGTTGCTACGATTCGAAACGGGGCAACGGTTTTCGCCACTGAACCAACCACCACCACGATTATCCAGGTAAGATCCTGATGAAGAACCCTGTGGATTTGTTTGGGAATTGCTGCTATAGCTGCCGTAGATATCAGAACACCACTCCCATACATTTCCACTCATATCGTAAATGCCCAATTCATTGGCTTGTTTGCTTCCTACCTTGTGTGTTTTATTGCCTGAATTATTGATATACCAAGCTACATCATCGAGAGTATTGCTGCCCGAATAGGTGTAGCTATGTGTTAAATTACCACCTCGAGAGGCAAATTCCCATTCAGCTTCGGTTGGCAAGCGATAGTTTAAGCCGGTTTGTTCATTTAACTTGTTAATAAATGTTTGTATTTCGTTCCAGTCGACTTGTTCTACGGGCAGGCTGTCACCTTTAAAGTGGGATGGATTATTATCCATTACTGCAGTCCATTGTGCCTGCATCACCTCATATTTGCCAATTTCAAAACTACTTATAGTAACCGAATGAATCGGTTTCTCATCTGGATCCCCATTATTGCTACCCATTTGGAAGTTGCCACCTTGTACACTAATCATATCCATTCCATTAGCAGTAGTAAACTCTCTTTCTTCGCCATATGTTGTTCCCAAATCATTTGTAGCATATGCGCGTACATAATAGCTTGTGTTCTTTTTTAAATTGAGTAGGGTACTTACAAATTTACCGGCTTTATTTTCGTCTACTGTTTTCCCAGTATTAACATCTAAACTAACATTTGCTGAAGTATGCCAAACAAGGCCTTTTGCTGTAATTTGCATATGCCCGTTACTAGTTAAATTACCACCACAAGTAGCTCTTGTATTTGTTATTATGGAAATTCCCGAAGTGGTGATTTCAGGTTGGTGATAGCTTTCATCTTCTTCTTTGGAACATGCAAATAGTGCCAATAGTAGACTTAGCTGTAGAAAGAGGTGTTTAAGTTTCATTAATCTAATTTTAAGTATGGCAAGCCGTAATAGCTAAGAAGATATTGCTGGTGTTTGCACAAAAGTAAGGCTAGGTTAAACATCATTTTAAGCTGAGAGAATACAAACTTAAGTGAATCTATATAACTATTATCTTGTCAAATGTGTC
It encodes the following:
- a CDS encoding formylglycine-generating enzyme family protein, which encodes MKLKHLFLQLSLLLALFACSKEEDESYHQPEITTSGISIITNTRATCGGNLTSNGHMQITAKGLVWHTSANVSLDVNTGKTVDENKAGKFVSTLLNLKKNTSYYVRAYATNDLGTTYGEEREFTTANGMDMISVQGGNFQMGSNNGDPDEKPIHSVTISSFEIGKYEVMQAQWTAVMDNNPSHFKGDSLPVEQVDWNEIQTFINKLNEQTGLNYRLPTEAEWEFASRGGNLTHSYTYSGSNTLDDVAWYINNSGNKTHKVGSKQANELGIYDMSGNVWEWCSDIYGSYSSNSQTNPQGSSSGSYLDNRGGGWFSGENRCPVSNRSNCYPSSNYDSLGFRLVLSL
- a CDS encoding serine hydrolase, producing the protein MKSNSNYSIYKNGIFILFLILISNISFAQTKVEQIEELLSTYEEYGKFNGSVLVSDQGKVIYKKGFGMANMEWDIPNEANTKHRLGSITKQFTAMLILQLVAEGKLDLQAPITTYLPDYPKTSGDIITIHHLLTHTSGIPNYTAFPKFMDDESRNPYTPEEFVGKFADKELEFTPGEKFSYSNSGYFLLGVLIEKVSGKSYEEMLQDKIFDPLNMTDTGYDNHGDILKNRATGYEKQGGKYVNSKYLDMTIPYSAGSMYSTVDDLYKWDQALYTTTLLPKEYMTMYFKPNISAFGNTHYAYGWAVGYDKIGSSKDSIYTISHGGGINGFNTNISRATSDKSLVVLLNNTGGAPLNEMTIAIRGIMHGKDYNRPKKSVADAVLLVIKEKGIDAGISHYNSIKDSEAYNLSEREMNNIGYQLMGSDKVEEASKVFQLIITEFPTSSNAYDSFGESLMKLGKNELAIKNYRKSVTLNPNNQGGINALKKLGDDVSDLIKEVKVSNAVLDTYIGKYELQPGFIITVSREGNQLKTQATGQPIVDIFPKSENEFYLKVVDAQLTFNKNDAGNIDSLTLFQGGREMKGRRID